A region of Paramormyrops kingsleyae isolate MSU_618 chromosome 17, PKINGS_0.4, whole genome shotgun sequence DNA encodes the following proteins:
- the spred3 gene encoding sprouty-related, EVH1 domain-containing protein 3 isoform X3 — protein MVMTRDDSSGGWVPLGGGGLSHVIICKGRSPGNRGRRDYVIRGERLRDRAPVLECAVQKGLVYNKVNPIFHHWRVEDRKFGLTFQSPADAITFERGLQSAIERLDRESESPSSSTPEEGDTEDDGQASHTDSESSSNSRKEMLPKSITIVTSESSAGFVRSAAEELGYESGPTAPSQSPSQIHTRPVQHQPPLGTAVLNPPAPPPPPPAPPTPPVPHPVPTSLSPLSPTFSLLEEGDLQGLDPCKDLWGSRGYEDYRRAGATRPGGGGFGGGLAGGIVQDKSELCVVRFDKELAGMGMPGCEVTINLDSKGGHRHSSSSPTCGSTPTASNAPPGAGSPQDTGKGSPSPCCIHTSLATPRSRTRKRGGGGGGGECGLGLSGSASLGGAVSPEDESPCPAASSSCSSRCVYCRSVFSASENGRGRCRDAPDPVLRCLRQWTCVWCAESLLYHCTSDSEGEFWEPCSCEDSLGGRPHPLCCARWAALLALSLCVPCMCCYLPLRACLRCGERCGCCGGRHKAVR, from the exons A TGGTGATGACGCGTGACGACTCAAGCGGCGGGTGGGTTCCCCTGGGGGGCGGCGGCCTCAGCCATGTGATCATCTGCAAGGGGCGGAGCCCGGGCAACAGGGGGCGGAGAGACTACGTCATCCGCGGGGAGCGGCTGCGTGATCGAGca CCGGTGCTGGAGTGTGCGGTACAGAAGGGCCTGGTCTATAACAAGGTGAACCCAATCTTTCACCACTGGCGTGTAGAGGACCGCAAGTTTGGTCTGACCTTCCAGAGCCCGGCCGATGCCATCACTTTTGAGCGGGGACTCCAGAGTGCCATCGAAAGGCTGGACAGAG AGTCTGAGTCTCCCTCGTCCTCCACACCAGAAGAGGGCGACACTGAGGATGATGGCCAAGCC TCTCACACAGACAGTGAGTCGTCCTCCAACAGCAGGAAAGAAATGCTACCCAAGTCCATCACCATAGTGACCAGTGAGTCGTCGGCTGGCTTTGTGCGGTCCGCTGCTGAGGAGTTGGGCTATGAGTCCGGGCCCACAGCACCCTCCCAAAGCCCCAGTCAG ATTCACACTCGGCCTGTACAGCATCAGCCCCCCCTGGGAACGGCTGTCTTGAACCCCCcggcaccccctcccccgcccccggCCCCTCCAACCCCACCTGTGCCTCATCCGGTCCCCACCTCGCTCTCCCCGCTGTCCCCCACCTTCTCGCTCCTGGAGGAGGGCGATCTGCAAGGCCTAGACCCCTGCAAGGACCTGTGGGGCTCGCGCGGCTACGAAGACTATCGGCGAGCCGGCGCCACCCGTCCCGGGGGCGGGGGCTTCGGGGGGGGCCTGGCTGGAGGCATCGTGCAGGACAAGTCGGAGCTGTGCGTGGTGCGTTTCGACAAGGAGTTGGCCGGGATGGGCATGCCTGGGTGCGAAGTGACCATCAACCTGGACAGTAAGGGCGGCCACCGgcactcctcctcctcccccacctGCGGCTCCACGCCCACAGCGTCCAACGCCCCCCCTGGGGCTGGCTCCCCCCAAGACACGGGCAAGGGCTCACCGTCCCCCTGCTGCATCCACACCTCCTTGGCCACGCCCCGCTCACGGACTCGGAAGAGAGGGGGCGGCGGTGGGGGTGGCGAGTGCGGGCTGGGCTTGTCAGGCTCCGCCTCCCTGGGAGGGGCCGTGTCCCCTGAGGACGAGAGCCCCTGCCCGGCGGCATCATCGTCCTGCTCGTCGCGCTGTGTGTACTGCCGCTCCGTGTTCAGCGCCTCGGAGAACGGGCGCGGCCGCTGCCGGGATGCGCCGGATCCAGTGCTACGCTGCCTGCGCCAGTGGACCTGCGTGTGGTGTGCCGAGAGCCTGCTGTACCACTGCACGTCGGACTCGGAGGGCGAGTTCTGGGAGCCCTGCTCATGCGAGGACTCGCTGGGCGGCCGGCCCCACCCGCTGTGCTGTGCCCGCTGGGCGGCGCTGTTGGCGCTGTCGCTCTGCGTGCCCTGCATGTGCTGCTACCTGCCACTGCGCGCCTGCCTGCGCTGCGGGGAGCGCTGCGGCTGCTGCGGGGGCCGCCACAAGGCCGTGCGGTAA
- the spred3 gene encoding sprouty-related, EVH1 domain-containing protein 3 isoform X1 gives MNLPPHLHSHSPNSVRVRAVVMTRDDSSGGWVPLGGGGLSHVIICKGRSPGNRGRRDYVIRGERLRDRAPVLECAVQKGLVYNKVNPIFHHWRVEDRKFGLTFQSPADAITFERGLQSAIERLDRESESPSSSTPEEGDTEDDGQASHTDSESSSNSRKEMLPKSITIVTSESSAGFVRSAAEELGYESGPTAPSQSPSQIHTRPVQHQPPLGTAVLNPPAPPPPPPAPPTPPVPHPVPTSLSPLSPTFSLLEEGDLQGLDPCKDLWGSRGYEDYRRAGATRPGGGGFGGGLAGGIVQDKSELCVVRFDKELAGMGMPGCEVTINLDSKGGHRHSSSSPTCGSTPTASNAPPGAGSPQDTGKGSPSPCCIHTSLATPRSRTRKRGGGGGGGECGLGLSGSASLGGAVSPEDESPCPAASSSCSSRCVYCRSVFSASENGRGRCRDAPDPVLRCLRQWTCVWCAESLLYHCTSDSEGEFWEPCSCEDSLGGRPHPLCCARWAALLALSLCVPCMCCYLPLRACLRCGERCGCCGGRHKAVR, from the exons ATGAATTTGCCTCCACACTTACACTCTCACTCCCCTAACAGTGTGCGTGTTCGTGCAGTGGTGATGACGCGTGACGACTCAAGCGGCGGGTGGGTTCCCCTGGGGGGCGGCGGCCTCAGCCATGTGATCATCTGCAAGGGGCGGAGCCCGGGCAACAGGGGGCGGAGAGACTACGTCATCCGCGGGGAGCGGCTGCGTGATCGAGca CCGGTGCTGGAGTGTGCGGTACAGAAGGGCCTGGTCTATAACAAGGTGAACCCAATCTTTCACCACTGGCGTGTAGAGGACCGCAAGTTTGGTCTGACCTTCCAGAGCCCGGCCGATGCCATCACTTTTGAGCGGGGACTCCAGAGTGCCATCGAAAGGCTGGACAGAG AGTCTGAGTCTCCCTCGTCCTCCACACCAGAAGAGGGCGACACTGAGGATGATGGCCAAGCC TCTCACACAGACAGTGAGTCGTCCTCCAACAGCAGGAAAGAAATGCTACCCAAGTCCATCACCATAGTGACCAGTGAGTCGTCGGCTGGCTTTGTGCGGTCCGCTGCTGAGGAGTTGGGCTATGAGTCCGGGCCCACAGCACCCTCCCAAAGCCCCAGTCAG ATTCACACTCGGCCTGTACAGCATCAGCCCCCCCTGGGAACGGCTGTCTTGAACCCCCcggcaccccctcccccgcccccggCCCCTCCAACCCCACCTGTGCCTCATCCGGTCCCCACCTCGCTCTCCCCGCTGTCCCCCACCTTCTCGCTCCTGGAGGAGGGCGATCTGCAAGGCCTAGACCCCTGCAAGGACCTGTGGGGCTCGCGCGGCTACGAAGACTATCGGCGAGCCGGCGCCACCCGTCCCGGGGGCGGGGGCTTCGGGGGGGGCCTGGCTGGAGGCATCGTGCAGGACAAGTCGGAGCTGTGCGTGGTGCGTTTCGACAAGGAGTTGGCCGGGATGGGCATGCCTGGGTGCGAAGTGACCATCAACCTGGACAGTAAGGGCGGCCACCGgcactcctcctcctcccccacctGCGGCTCCACGCCCACAGCGTCCAACGCCCCCCCTGGGGCTGGCTCCCCCCAAGACACGGGCAAGGGCTCACCGTCCCCCTGCTGCATCCACACCTCCTTGGCCACGCCCCGCTCACGGACTCGGAAGAGAGGGGGCGGCGGTGGGGGTGGCGAGTGCGGGCTGGGCTTGTCAGGCTCCGCCTCCCTGGGAGGGGCCGTGTCCCCTGAGGACGAGAGCCCCTGCCCGGCGGCATCATCGTCCTGCTCGTCGCGCTGTGTGTACTGCCGCTCCGTGTTCAGCGCCTCGGAGAACGGGCGCGGCCGCTGCCGGGATGCGCCGGATCCAGTGCTACGCTGCCTGCGCCAGTGGACCTGCGTGTGGTGTGCCGAGAGCCTGCTGTACCACTGCACGTCGGACTCGGAGGGCGAGTTCTGGGAGCCCTGCTCATGCGAGGACTCGCTGGGCGGCCGGCCCCACCCGCTGTGCTGTGCCCGCTGGGCGGCGCTGTTGGCGCTGTCGCTCTGCGTGCCCTGCATGTGCTGCTACCTGCCACTGCGCGCCTGCCTGCGCTGCGGGGAGCGCTGCGGCTGCTGCGGGGGCCGCCACAAGGCCGTGCGGTAA
- the spred3 gene encoding sprouty-related, EVH1 domain-containing protein 3 isoform X2: MEGDVRVRAVVMTRDDSSGGWVPLGGGGLSHVIICKGRSPGNRGRRDYVIRGERLRDRAPVLECAVQKGLVYNKVNPIFHHWRVEDRKFGLTFQSPADAITFERGLQSAIERLDRESESPSSSTPEEGDTEDDGQASHTDSESSSNSRKEMLPKSITIVTSESSAGFVRSAAEELGYESGPTAPSQSPSQIHTRPVQHQPPLGTAVLNPPAPPPPPPAPPTPPVPHPVPTSLSPLSPTFSLLEEGDLQGLDPCKDLWGSRGYEDYRRAGATRPGGGGFGGGLAGGIVQDKSELCVVRFDKELAGMGMPGCEVTINLDSKGGHRHSSSSPTCGSTPTASNAPPGAGSPQDTGKGSPSPCCIHTSLATPRSRTRKRGGGGGGGECGLGLSGSASLGGAVSPEDESPCPAASSSCSSRCVYCRSVFSASENGRGRCRDAPDPVLRCLRQWTCVWCAESLLYHCTSDSEGEFWEPCSCEDSLGGRPHPLCCARWAALLALSLCVPCMCCYLPLRACLRCGERCGCCGGRHKAVR, translated from the exons ATGGAGGGCGA TGTGCGTGTTCGTGCAGTGGTGATGACGCGTGACGACTCAAGCGGCGGGTGGGTTCCCCTGGGGGGCGGCGGCCTCAGCCATGTGATCATCTGCAAGGGGCGGAGCCCGGGCAACAGGGGGCGGAGAGACTACGTCATCCGCGGGGAGCGGCTGCGTGATCGAGca CCGGTGCTGGAGTGTGCGGTACAGAAGGGCCTGGTCTATAACAAGGTGAACCCAATCTTTCACCACTGGCGTGTAGAGGACCGCAAGTTTGGTCTGACCTTCCAGAGCCCGGCCGATGCCATCACTTTTGAGCGGGGACTCCAGAGTGCCATCGAAAGGCTGGACAGAG AGTCTGAGTCTCCCTCGTCCTCCACACCAGAAGAGGGCGACACTGAGGATGATGGCCAAGCC TCTCACACAGACAGTGAGTCGTCCTCCAACAGCAGGAAAGAAATGCTACCCAAGTCCATCACCATAGTGACCAGTGAGTCGTCGGCTGGCTTTGTGCGGTCCGCTGCTGAGGAGTTGGGCTATGAGTCCGGGCCCACAGCACCCTCCCAAAGCCCCAGTCAG ATTCACACTCGGCCTGTACAGCATCAGCCCCCCCTGGGAACGGCTGTCTTGAACCCCCcggcaccccctcccccgcccccggCCCCTCCAACCCCACCTGTGCCTCATCCGGTCCCCACCTCGCTCTCCCCGCTGTCCCCCACCTTCTCGCTCCTGGAGGAGGGCGATCTGCAAGGCCTAGACCCCTGCAAGGACCTGTGGGGCTCGCGCGGCTACGAAGACTATCGGCGAGCCGGCGCCACCCGTCCCGGGGGCGGGGGCTTCGGGGGGGGCCTGGCTGGAGGCATCGTGCAGGACAAGTCGGAGCTGTGCGTGGTGCGTTTCGACAAGGAGTTGGCCGGGATGGGCATGCCTGGGTGCGAAGTGACCATCAACCTGGACAGTAAGGGCGGCCACCGgcactcctcctcctcccccacctGCGGCTCCACGCCCACAGCGTCCAACGCCCCCCCTGGGGCTGGCTCCCCCCAAGACACGGGCAAGGGCTCACCGTCCCCCTGCTGCATCCACACCTCCTTGGCCACGCCCCGCTCACGGACTCGGAAGAGAGGGGGCGGCGGTGGGGGTGGCGAGTGCGGGCTGGGCTTGTCAGGCTCCGCCTCCCTGGGAGGGGCCGTGTCCCCTGAGGACGAGAGCCCCTGCCCGGCGGCATCATCGTCCTGCTCGTCGCGCTGTGTGTACTGCCGCTCCGTGTTCAGCGCCTCGGAGAACGGGCGCGGCCGCTGCCGGGATGCGCCGGATCCAGTGCTACGCTGCCTGCGCCAGTGGACCTGCGTGTGGTGTGCCGAGAGCCTGCTGTACCACTGCACGTCGGACTCGGAGGGCGAGTTCTGGGAGCCCTGCTCATGCGAGGACTCGCTGGGCGGCCGGCCCCACCCGCTGTGCTGTGCCCGCTGGGCGGCGCTGTTGGCGCTGTCGCTCTGCGTGCCCTGCATGTGCTGCTACCTGCCACTGCGCGCCTGCCTGCGCTGCGGGGAGCGCTGCGGCTGCTGCGGGGGCCGCCACAAGGCCGTGCGGTAA
- the spred3 gene encoding sprouty-related, EVH1 domain-containing protein 3 isoform X4, giving the protein MTRDDSSGGWVPLGGGGLSHVIICKGRSPGNRGRRDYVIRGERLRDRAPVLECAVQKGLVYNKVNPIFHHWRVEDRKFGLTFQSPADAITFERGLQSAIERLDRESESPSSSTPEEGDTEDDGQASHTDSESSSNSRKEMLPKSITIVTSESSAGFVRSAAEELGYESGPTAPSQSPSQIHTRPVQHQPPLGTAVLNPPAPPPPPPAPPTPPVPHPVPTSLSPLSPTFSLLEEGDLQGLDPCKDLWGSRGYEDYRRAGATRPGGGGFGGGLAGGIVQDKSELCVVRFDKELAGMGMPGCEVTINLDSKGGHRHSSSSPTCGSTPTASNAPPGAGSPQDTGKGSPSPCCIHTSLATPRSRTRKRGGGGGGGECGLGLSGSASLGGAVSPEDESPCPAASSSCSSRCVYCRSVFSASENGRGRCRDAPDPVLRCLRQWTCVWCAESLLYHCTSDSEGEFWEPCSCEDSLGGRPHPLCCARWAALLALSLCVPCMCCYLPLRACLRCGERCGCCGGRHKAVR; this is encoded by the exons ATGACGCGTGACGACTCAAGCGGCGGGTGGGTTCCCCTGGGGGGCGGCGGCCTCAGCCATGTGATCATCTGCAAGGGGCGGAGCCCGGGCAACAGGGGGCGGAGAGACTACGTCATCCGCGGGGAGCGGCTGCGTGATCGAGca CCGGTGCTGGAGTGTGCGGTACAGAAGGGCCTGGTCTATAACAAGGTGAACCCAATCTTTCACCACTGGCGTGTAGAGGACCGCAAGTTTGGTCTGACCTTCCAGAGCCCGGCCGATGCCATCACTTTTGAGCGGGGACTCCAGAGTGCCATCGAAAGGCTGGACAGAG AGTCTGAGTCTCCCTCGTCCTCCACACCAGAAGAGGGCGACACTGAGGATGATGGCCAAGCC TCTCACACAGACAGTGAGTCGTCCTCCAACAGCAGGAAAGAAATGCTACCCAAGTCCATCACCATAGTGACCAGTGAGTCGTCGGCTGGCTTTGTGCGGTCCGCTGCTGAGGAGTTGGGCTATGAGTCCGGGCCCACAGCACCCTCCCAAAGCCCCAGTCAG ATTCACACTCGGCCTGTACAGCATCAGCCCCCCCTGGGAACGGCTGTCTTGAACCCCCcggcaccccctcccccgcccccggCCCCTCCAACCCCACCTGTGCCTCATCCGGTCCCCACCTCGCTCTCCCCGCTGTCCCCCACCTTCTCGCTCCTGGAGGAGGGCGATCTGCAAGGCCTAGACCCCTGCAAGGACCTGTGGGGCTCGCGCGGCTACGAAGACTATCGGCGAGCCGGCGCCACCCGTCCCGGGGGCGGGGGCTTCGGGGGGGGCCTGGCTGGAGGCATCGTGCAGGACAAGTCGGAGCTGTGCGTGGTGCGTTTCGACAAGGAGTTGGCCGGGATGGGCATGCCTGGGTGCGAAGTGACCATCAACCTGGACAGTAAGGGCGGCCACCGgcactcctcctcctcccccacctGCGGCTCCACGCCCACAGCGTCCAACGCCCCCCCTGGGGCTGGCTCCCCCCAAGACACGGGCAAGGGCTCACCGTCCCCCTGCTGCATCCACACCTCCTTGGCCACGCCCCGCTCACGGACTCGGAAGAGAGGGGGCGGCGGTGGGGGTGGCGAGTGCGGGCTGGGCTTGTCAGGCTCCGCCTCCCTGGGAGGGGCCGTGTCCCCTGAGGACGAGAGCCCCTGCCCGGCGGCATCATCGTCCTGCTCGTCGCGCTGTGTGTACTGCCGCTCCGTGTTCAGCGCCTCGGAGAACGGGCGCGGCCGCTGCCGGGATGCGCCGGATCCAGTGCTACGCTGCCTGCGCCAGTGGACCTGCGTGTGGTGTGCCGAGAGCCTGCTGTACCACTGCACGTCGGACTCGGAGGGCGAGTTCTGGGAGCCCTGCTCATGCGAGGACTCGCTGGGCGGCCGGCCCCACCCGCTGTGCTGTGCCCGCTGGGCGGCGCTGTTGGCGCTGTCGCTCTGCGTGCCCTGCATGTGCTGCTACCTGCCACTGCGCGCCTGCCTGCGCTGCGGGGAGCGCTGCGGCTGCTGCGGGGGCCGCCACAAGGCCGTGCGGTAA